A single genomic interval of Tautonia marina harbors:
- a CDS encoding DEAD/DEAH box helicase, with product MPLEIPTRDELYVRYVDQLPYEPYPVQDAALEAWFESEQGVLVCAPTGTGKTLIAEAALFEALHTGKQAYYTTPLIALTEQKFQEMQDRAVEWGFRREDVGMVTGSRKVNPEAPVLVVVAEILLNRLLNRFDFSDVTACVMDEFHNFAEIQRGIVWELSLGMLPSHVRLLLLSATVGNSAEFVNWLARQHNRTIAVVEGKERRVPLTYEWVPDLFLNEQLVVMAAGDEDGRRTPALVFCFDREECWSVAENVMGKDLNISDTQKKELHDRINALDLSQGAGPKLKRLLHRGVGVHHAGLLPKYRLAVEDLFQRKLLPVVVCTETLAAGINLPARSVVLSSLVKGPFGAKKLIGSSIAHQIFGRAGRPQFDNRGYVYALAHPDDVDIERWRVKYDAIPEDTRDPGLLKAKKALKKKRPRRRENEQYWVEGHFNQLQAAPPGKLSSRGPLPWRLLAYLLEVSPEVEGIRAAVRKRLMDDPRIAAGEKALDRMLLALHDGGFVTLDPEPPPPPEAGEPPTPYTPTLAQPTPSLGKLLAFRSIHPLYGAFLTEILAGADADERVQAMESTLEMPGPVRKRLRVPLKLLESGALASSMLDAELIQRGLMAAQVDEEDEEEDDRPEWEKRPPALAEKLRLYFDHRYPDLADVHSHPIWCAGELIAYDGNFNKFVTSLDLTKQEGIVFRHVQRMIMLCGEFERACALDVDAGPSALTWRDELRELAAKLTESCRVVDPTSTDQLIAKLGEPDMIDAEAARLTGGST from the coding sequence ATGCCGTTGGAGATTCCGACGCGAGACGAGTTGTACGTGCGGTATGTGGACCAGTTGCCTTACGAACCGTATCCCGTCCAGGACGCCGCGCTGGAGGCCTGGTTCGAGTCCGAGCAGGGGGTCCTCGTCTGCGCCCCGACGGGCACGGGCAAGACCCTGATCGCCGAGGCGGCCCTCTTTGAGGCGCTCCATACGGGCAAGCAGGCCTACTACACGACCCCCTTGATCGCGCTGACCGAGCAGAAATTCCAGGAGATGCAGGACCGGGCCGTGGAATGGGGGTTCCGCCGCGAGGACGTGGGGATGGTCACCGGGAGCCGCAAGGTCAACCCCGAGGCCCCGGTGCTCGTCGTCGTGGCCGAGATCCTCCTGAACCGCTTGCTCAACCGGTTCGACTTCTCGGACGTGACGGCCTGCGTCATGGACGAGTTCCACAACTTCGCCGAGATCCAGCGCGGGATTGTCTGGGAGCTGTCGCTCGGCATGCTGCCCAGCCATGTCCGCCTCCTCCTGCTCTCGGCGACGGTCGGGAACTCGGCCGAGTTCGTTAACTGGTTGGCGAGGCAGCACAACCGCACGATCGCGGTCGTGGAGGGCAAGGAACGTCGGGTGCCGCTGACCTACGAATGGGTGCCCGACCTGTTCCTCAACGAGCAGCTCGTCGTGATGGCGGCCGGCGACGAGGACGGACGTCGGACGCCCGCCCTGGTCTTCTGCTTCGACCGCGAGGAGTGCTGGAGCGTCGCCGAAAACGTCATGGGCAAGGACCTCAACATCTCCGACACGCAGAAGAAGGAGCTGCACGACCGGATCAACGCGCTCGACCTGAGCCAGGGGGCCGGCCCCAAGCTCAAGCGATTGCTCCACCGGGGGGTCGGCGTCCACCACGCGGGGCTCCTGCCGAAGTATCGCCTGGCCGTCGAGGACCTCTTCCAGCGCAAGCTCCTCCCGGTCGTCGTCTGCACCGAGACCCTGGCGGCCGGTATCAACCTGCCGGCGCGCTCGGTGGTGCTCTCGTCGCTGGTGAAGGGCCCCTTCGGCGCGAAGAAGCTGATCGGCTCAAGCATCGCCCACCAGATTTTCGGCCGAGCCGGCCGCCCGCAGTTCGACAACCGGGGGTATGTCTATGCCCTGGCCCACCCCGACGACGTCGATATCGAGCGGTGGAGGGTGAAGTACGACGCCATCCCCGAGGACACCCGCGACCCGGGCCTGTTGAAGGCGAAAAAGGCCCTCAAGAAAAAGAGGCCGAGGCGCCGCGAGAACGAGCAGTACTGGGTCGAGGGGCACTTCAACCAGCTCCAGGCCGCCCCGCCCGGCAAGCTCTCCAGCAGGGGTCCGCTGCCGTGGCGGCTGCTGGCCTATCTGCTTGAGGTCTCGCCGGAAGTCGAGGGCATCCGCGCCGCGGTCCGCAAGCGGCTGATGGACGACCCGCGGATCGCCGCGGGCGAGAAGGCGCTCGACCGGATGCTGCTGGCGCTGCACGACGGTGGGTTCGTGACCCTGGACCCCGAGCCCCCGCCGCCCCCGGAGGCCGGCGAGCCCCCGACACCCTATACGCCGACCCTCGCCCAGCCGACGCCCTCGTTGGGGAAGCTGCTCGCGTTCCGGAGCATCCATCCGCTCTACGGCGCCTTCCTAACCGAGATCCTCGCCGGGGCCGATGCCGACGAGCGCGTGCAGGCGATGGAGAGTACCCTGGAGATGCCCGGTCCGGTCCGGAAGCGGCTCCGGGTCCCGCTCAAGCTGCTCGAATCGGGCGCCCTCGCCAGCTCGATGCTCGACGCGGAGCTGATCCAGCGTGGGCTCATGGCCGCGCAGGTCGACGAGGAGGACGAGGAGGAGGACGACCGGCCCGAGTGGGAGAAGAGGCCGCCGGCCCTGGCGGAGAAGCTCCGGCTCTACTTCGACCACCGCTACCCCGACCTCGCCGACGTCCACTCGCACCCGATCTGGTGCGCCGGCGAGCTGATCGCGTACGACGGCAACTTCAATAAGTTCGTGACGAGCCTCGACCTGACCAAGCAGGAGGGGATCGTCTTCCGCCACGTCCAGCGGATGATCATGCTCTGCGGCGAGTTCGAACGGGCCTGCGCCCTCGACGTCGACGCCGGCCCCTCCGCCCTCACCTGGCGTGACGAGCTGCGCGAGCTGGCCGCGAAGCTGACCGAGAGTTGCCGAGTCGTCGACCCGACCAGCACCGACCAGCTGATCGCGAAGCTCGGCGAACCCGACATGATCGATGCCGAGGCAGCGAGGCTCACGGGCGGGTCGACCTGA
- a CDS encoding urease subunit gamma, protein MHLTPREMEKLVIYQMADIAQRRKAKGLKLNHPEAMAIICASAMEGAREGKSVEEVMTEATQVLTAADVMEGVPELIPYVQVEAVFTDGSRLVTVHEPIK, encoded by the coding sequence ATGCATCTGACGCCCCGAGAGATGGAGAAGCTGGTCATCTACCAGATGGCGGACATCGCCCAGCGACGCAAAGCCAAGGGCCTGAAACTCAACCACCCGGAGGCCATGGCGATCATCTGCGCCTCGGCGATGGAGGGGGCCCGCGAGGGGAAGTCGGTTGAGGAGGTCATGACCGAGGCGACCCAGGTGCTGACCGCCGCGGACGTGATGGAGGGGGTTCCCGAACTGATCCCCTACGTCCAGGTGGAGGCGGTCTTCACCGACGGGAGCCGCCTGGTCACCGTGCACGAACCCATCAAGTGA
- a CDS encoding helix-turn-helix transcriptional regulator, whose amino-acid sequence MTKLTRVLFEDGATPFSPELIKLRILASSSAYGWDGLRVIHSIGGVDEPMTILSKFHQLCVPIGPQEFRVDWKTGARIKRRWHGRGVFSLFPAMEAHTFQTSGLPDVLNWNIDAAVLHRTAERELDRTLSGVALFPRLGAEDARMVDLGRRVAIALEPAVALASRLRVEELQVEATMHLLRHHSSVGIFFGPERSSVSAARLRPAAERLHDEDGTAITIEDLADLVGLSPYHFLRQFKRVVGETPHQYLIHLRIERAKGMLETGCLSIADIALQSGFSSQSHLTTFFRRQVGLTPKAYRELLLR is encoded by the coding sequence ATGACGAAACTGACTCGAGTCCTTTTCGAGGATGGGGCCACCCCGTTCTCCCCCGAGCTGATCAAACTCCGAATCCTCGCCAGCAGTTCAGCTTACGGCTGGGACGGACTGCGGGTCATCCACAGCATCGGTGGCGTCGATGAACCGATGACGATTCTGAGCAAGTTCCACCAGCTTTGCGTGCCGATCGGCCCGCAGGAGTTCCGGGTCGATTGGAAGACCGGGGCAAGGATCAAGAGGCGGTGGCACGGTCGAGGGGTTTTCAGTCTGTTTCCGGCAATGGAAGCCCATACTTTCCAGACCTCAGGCCTGCCCGATGTGCTCAACTGGAACATCGATGCCGCCGTCCTGCATCGAACCGCCGAGCGGGAACTGGATCGGACGCTGTCCGGCGTCGCCCTGTTCCCCCGACTCGGCGCCGAGGACGCCCGGATGGTTGACCTCGGTCGTCGAGTCGCCATTGCCCTGGAACCAGCCGTTGCCCTGGCGTCACGCCTCCGGGTGGAGGAGCTTCAGGTGGAGGCAACGATGCACCTCCTACGTCATCATTCCTCCGTGGGAATCTTCTTCGGGCCGGAACGTAGCTCCGTTTCGGCGGCCCGACTGCGGCCCGCCGCCGAGCGCCTTCATGACGAGGACGGCACCGCGATCACGATCGAAGATCTGGCAGACCTTGTGGGGTTGAGCCCCTATCACTTCCTCCGCCAGTTCAAACGTGTCGTGGGAGAAACCCCGCACCAGTACCTGATCCACCTGCGGATCGAGCGAGCCAAGGGGATGCTGGAAACGGGGTGCCTCTCGATCGCCGACATCGCCTTGCAATCGGGGTTCTCCAGCCAGAGCCACCTCACCACGTTCTTCCGACGGCAGGTGGGGCTGACCCCCAAGGCTTACCGAGAATTGCTCCTTCGTTAG
- the ureE gene encoding urease accessory protein UreE (involved in the assembly of the urease metallocenter; possible nickel donor): MILVESVLGNVNHPSWQALLEGADLDVLRLDQWQAQKNRFRRKTEGGTELALSLERNTHLHDGDLLLWDPEARRGVVARIVLQEVMVIRLDDLLSKDPAMVVRSCVELGHALGNQHWPAVVKGNAVYVPLTVDRKVMASVMRTHAFEGISYEFLPGAEVIPYLAPHEARRLFGGADSTPHSHVHGDGPSHDHDHPHHHHHH, encoded by the coding sequence ATGATCCTCGTGGAATCCGTCCTCGGGAATGTGAATCACCCGTCCTGGCAGGCTCTACTCGAAGGGGCGGATCTCGATGTCCTCCGCCTCGACCAGTGGCAGGCCCAGAAGAATCGCTTCCGTCGCAAGACCGAGGGCGGTACCGAACTGGCCCTCTCGCTGGAGCGGAACACGCACCTCCACGACGGCGACCTGTTGCTCTGGGATCCAGAGGCCCGGCGGGGCGTGGTCGCCCGGATCGTCCTCCAGGAGGTGATGGTCATCCGGCTCGACGACCTGCTCTCGAAGGACCCCGCGATGGTGGTCCGCTCCTGCGTCGAGCTTGGCCACGCGCTGGGGAACCAGCACTGGCCGGCAGTGGTCAAGGGGAATGCCGTCTACGTGCCGCTGACGGTCGATCGCAAGGTGATGGCCTCCGTCATGCGGACCCATGCATTCGAGGGGATCTCCTACGAGTTCCTCCCCGGAGCCGAGGTCATCCCCTACCTCGCCCCCCACGAGGCCCGCCGGCTGTTCGGGGGCGCCGACTCGACGCCGCACTCCCATGTGCACGGCGACGGGCCTAGCCACGACCACGACCACCCGCATCATCACCATCATCATTGA
- a CDS encoding urea transporter: MSSADLAASSPKTDAPLDIARVLLRGIGQVMFQGHAGTGTLFLIGIAVASPLMGVGAAIGAVVGPLVARLLKFDREEIVDGIYGFNATLVGIALVFYLRPVPWTWGLVLVGCAASSPVTYLMRRYLKFPTYTSPFIVVTWLLLILVHEIAGTTLDVPPAPPEHTPVGFLNEVFRGAAEVMFGANIVTGILFIVGIALSNWRHATLALLGSLIGTAVAVYHDDPIESISIGIYGYNAALAAIAIFIWRPSLLIPALAAVVSVPLTEFFPRMLGIPPLTAPFVAASWIILAVGVLESAFVKN, from the coding sequence ATGTCATCAGCAGACCTGGCCGCCTCCTCCCCCAAGACCGATGCGCCGCTCGACATCGCCCGGGTTCTCCTCCGGGGGATCGGGCAAGTCATGTTTCAAGGGCATGCAGGCACGGGGACGCTCTTCCTGATCGGAATCGCGGTTGCATCACCCTTGATGGGTGTTGGGGCGGCCATCGGCGCGGTCGTCGGCCCGCTGGTGGCCCGACTGCTGAAATTCGACCGCGAGGAGATCGTGGACGGCATCTACGGGTTCAACGCGACCCTGGTCGGGATCGCCCTGGTATTCTACCTCAGGCCGGTCCCCTGGACCTGGGGGCTCGTTCTGGTCGGTTGTGCCGCATCGAGCCCCGTTACCTACCTGATGCGACGGTATTTGAAGTTCCCAACTTACACGTCGCCGTTCATCGTGGTCACCTGGCTGCTGCTCATCCTGGTGCACGAGATCGCCGGCACGACGCTTGACGTGCCACCGGCGCCTCCGGAACACACGCCGGTCGGCTTCCTCAACGAGGTCTTCCGGGGAGCGGCCGAGGTGATGTTCGGTGCGAACATCGTCACAGGCATCCTGTTCATCGTCGGCATCGCTCTGAGCAACTGGCGGCATGCGACCCTCGCCCTGCTCGGCTCGCTCATCGGCACGGCGGTGGCGGTTTACCACGACGATCCAATCGAGTCGATCTCCATCGGCATCTACGGTTACAACGCCGCACTGGCGGCGATCGCCATTTTCATCTGGCGGCCGTCGTTACTCATCCCCGCCCTGGCCGCAGTCGTCTCCGTGCCGCTGACCGAGTTTTTTCCCAGGATGCTGGGGATCCCGCCGTTGACGGCGCCGTTCGTCGCGGCATCGTGGATCATCCTGGCGGTCGGTGTGTTGGAGTCAGCCTTTGTGAAGAACTAA
- a CDS encoding urease subunit alpha: protein MKISRKQYADLYGPTVGDKIRLGNTDLYVEIEKDLRVYGDELITGGGKTLRDGMGSDNQLTQEAGCLDLVITNVTILDPILGVIKADVGVRNGRIVGIGKAGNPGTMDNVTPGLVTGTSTDAISGEHLILTAAGMDTHVHYICPQQVWHALSNGITTLWGGGIGPTDGTNGVTTTNGPWNLEMMLRAAEGLPINWGFQGKGNSSGHAPLVEQLRAGAAGFKIHEDYGTTPSAIRSCLSVAEEYDVSVAVHTDTLNESGFVEDSIAAFDGRTIHTYHSEGAGGGHAPDLLKVVGQPNVMPSSTNPTLPCGVNSVAELFDMIMVCHNLNPKIPSDVSFAESRVRAETIVAESVLHDLGAISMIGSDAQAMGRIGEHFLRAFQTADAMKKARGKLSEDAPGNDNFRALRYLAKVTLNPCITAGISHVLGSITPGKLADLVLWEPAFFGAKPKLVLKGGFIVWANMGDPNASLPTPQPMVYRPMFGAFGSTTQKTCISFVSRLAYDLNVKEQYGLTRMVEPVVGTRVLTKRHMVRNDYLPKIDVNPQTFAVTIEGEHITVTPPKSIALNQLYFFS from the coding sequence ATGAAGATCTCTCGCAAGCAGTACGCCGACCTGTACGGCCCGACCGTTGGCGACAAGATCCGGCTCGGCAACACCGACCTCTACGTCGAGATTGAGAAGGATCTCCGCGTCTACGGCGACGAGCTGATCACCGGCGGCGGCAAGACCCTCCGCGACGGCATGGGGTCCGACAACCAGCTGACCCAGGAGGCCGGCTGCCTCGACCTCGTCATCACCAACGTCACGATCCTCGATCCGATCCTCGGCGTCATCAAGGCCGACGTCGGAGTCCGCAACGGCCGGATCGTGGGGATCGGCAAGGCCGGCAATCCGGGAACGATGGACAATGTGACCCCAGGGCTCGTCACCGGCACCTCGACCGATGCGATCTCCGGCGAGCACCTGATCCTCACCGCCGCCGGCATGGACACCCATGTCCATTACATCTGCCCCCAGCAGGTCTGGCACGCACTGTCCAACGGCATCACCACCCTCTGGGGGGGCGGAATCGGCCCGACCGATGGCACCAACGGCGTCACCACCACCAACGGCCCCTGGAACCTGGAGATGATGCTCCGGGCCGCCGAGGGGCTGCCGATTAACTGGGGATTCCAGGGCAAGGGGAACAGCAGCGGCCACGCCCCGCTGGTCGAGCAGCTCCGCGCCGGGGCGGCCGGGTTCAAAATCCACGAGGACTACGGGACAACCCCGTCCGCCATCCGAAGCTGCCTGTCGGTGGCCGAGGAATACGACGTTTCTGTGGCGGTGCATACCGACACGCTCAACGAGTCGGGCTTCGTCGAAGACTCAATCGCCGCCTTCGACGGCCGAACGATCCACACGTACCATTCCGAGGGGGCGGGCGGCGGCCACGCTCCCGACCTGCTCAAGGTGGTCGGCCAGCCGAACGTCATGCCCAGCTCAACCAACCCGACGCTCCCCTGCGGCGTCAACTCGGTGGCCGAGCTGTTCGACATGATCATGGTCTGCCACAACCTCAACCCGAAGATCCCCTCCGACGTCTCCTTCGCCGAGAGCCGGGTCCGGGCCGAGACGATCGTGGCCGAGAGCGTCCTTCACGACCTGGGGGCGATCTCGATGATCGGCAGCGACGCGCAGGCCATGGGTCGCATCGGCGAGCACTTCCTCCGTGCCTTTCAGACAGCCGACGCCATGAAGAAAGCCCGCGGCAAGCTCAGTGAGGACGCCCCGGGCAACGACAACTTCCGGGCCCTCCGCTACCTGGCCAAGGTCACGCTCAATCCCTGCATCACCGCCGGGATTTCCCATGTCCTCGGTTCGATCACCCCGGGCAAACTCGCCGACCTTGTCCTTTGGGAACCGGCCTTCTTCGGAGCCAAGCCGAAACTCGTCCTCAAGGGTGGATTCATCGTCTGGGCGAACATGGGTGACCCCAACGCCTCGCTTCCCACCCCCCAACCGATGGTCTACCGCCCAATGTTCGGTGCCTTCGGCTCGACCACGCAGAAGACGTGCATCTCGTTCGTCTCCCGGCTGGCCTACGACCTGAACGTCAAGGAGCAGTACGGCCTGACCCGAATGGTCGAACCCGTCGTCGGAACCCGGGTCCTCACCAAGCGGCACATGGTCCGGAACGACTACCTGCCGAAGATCGACGTGAACCCGCAGACCTTCGCCGTCACGATCGAGGGTGAGCATATTACCGTCACCCCGCCGAAGTCGATCGCTCTGAACCAGCTCTATTTCTTCAGTTGA
- a CDS encoding outer membrane beta-barrel protein has product MARVLAASVSLWIALAAPGQLTLGQEPAPEFAPPGPVAERRGGSPVERTLDDLISDVIIFQGSSRGRGDRDSREGSPLDPTSDLPVNRLLGLERSRVRIHGWIQNSFTGNPASPANGHNFGVNPNDLANQWMGNQYYLIVEDPIEQGEGLNFGFRFDNLFGNDWQFNHMHGLFDDTFQLNRFAGYDPAQFYAEVHLPVLTEGGLDIRGGRWYTIAGYEGVPAVSRPLLSVPYMFDYGQPFTHFGVLTTLYVSDRVKLFNGAINGWDRFVNDHYDWGYVGGFSWDSPDGRSHLAFTCLWGPNQFPRFLPAHTQIFPTGYVNIPSLAGLPNPGYRRNDRTLFTTVMTRNWTDRLLQVLEFDQGWERSIPGLGSAGRNGLPASDQWYAVGNWFLLELTEPVSLVLRTEWFRNVAGSRTGFPGDFFEVTFGAVLKPSRRLWIRPEVRYDWAHPSRPYDNGTSGDQLTIGLDMILIF; this is encoded by the coding sequence ATGGCGCGGGTTCTCGCGGCAAGTGTCTCGCTCTGGATCGCGCTCGCAGCCCCCGGCCAGCTCACCCTCGGCCAGGAGCCCGCGCCGGAATTTGCCCCACCCGGGCCGGTGGCCGAGCGGCGAGGAGGCAGCCCCGTCGAACGGACCCTCGACGACCTGATCTCCGACGTCATCATCTTCCAGGGCTCCTCTCGCGGCCGGGGCGATCGCGACTCGCGTGAGGGCTCGCCGCTCGACCCGACATCCGATTTGCCGGTCAATCGCCTGCTCGGACTTGAACGCAGTCGCGTCCGGATCCACGGCTGGATCCAGAACAGTTTCACCGGGAACCCTGCCTCGCCGGCCAACGGCCACAACTTCGGCGTGAACCCGAACGACCTCGCCAATCAATGGATGGGCAACCAGTACTACCTGATCGTGGAGGATCCCATCGAGCAGGGCGAAGGCCTTAACTTCGGCTTCCGATTCGACAACCTGTTCGGCAACGACTGGCAGTTCAACCACATGCACGGGCTTTTCGACGACACTTTTCAGCTAAATCGCTTTGCCGGCTACGACCCGGCCCAGTTCTACGCCGAGGTCCACCTGCCTGTGCTCACAGAGGGCGGTCTCGACATCCGAGGCGGCCGCTGGTACACCATCGCCGGCTATGAGGGCGTGCCCGCCGTCAGTCGCCCGCTCCTTTCCGTCCCCTACATGTTCGACTACGGCCAACCGTTTACCCACTTTGGCGTGCTGACGACACTGTACGTCTCCGATCGCGTCAAGTTGTTCAACGGCGCCATCAACGGCTGGGACCGCTTCGTCAACGACCATTACGATTGGGGATATGTTGGTGGATTCAGTTGGGATTCCCCCGACGGCCGCTCCCACCTGGCCTTCACCTGTCTCTGGGGGCCGAACCAATTCCCCCGCTTCCTGCCCGCTCATACACAGATTTTCCCGACCGGCTATGTCAACATCCCTTCGCTCGCCGGTCTCCCCAACCCGGGCTATCGCCGCAACGATCGCACCCTCTTCACCACGGTAATGACCCGGAACTGGACCGACCGCCTCCTTCAGGTTCTCGAATTCGACCAGGGCTGGGAGCGTTCCATTCCCGGCCTCGGATCGGCCGGTCGGAACGGCCTACCCGCGTCCGACCAGTGGTACGCGGTTGGCAACTGGTTCTTGCTCGAGCTGACCGAGCCCGTCTCTCTCGTCCTCCGTACCGAATGGTTCCGCAACGTGGCCGGCTCCCGCACCGGCTTCCCCGGCGACTTCTTCGAGGTGACGTTCGGCGCGGTCCTCAAACCAAGCCGTCGCCTCTGGATCCGCCCCGAGGTCCGATACGACTGGGCCCATCCCAGCCGACCTTACGACAACGGCACATCCGGTGACCAACTCACGATCGGCCTCGATATGATCCTGATCTTCTGA
- the ureB gene encoding urease subunit beta translates to MILAEGEIELNAGRPTVTLKVRNTGDRPIQIGSHFHFFETNRYLEFDRTAAFGMRLNIPSCTAIRFEPGDEKEVTLVPMGGKQFCVGFNNLVDGWTGDGPTPDYRPNFDAAVERARQQGFKSTK, encoded by the coding sequence CTGATCCTCGCCGAAGGGGAGATCGAGCTCAACGCCGGGCGGCCGACGGTGACGTTGAAGGTCCGGAACACCGGCGATCGACCAATCCAGATTGGCTCGCACTTTCATTTCTTCGAGACGAACCGCTACCTGGAATTCGACCGTACGGCCGCCTTCGGCATGCGTTTGAATATCCCCTCCTGCACGGCCATCCGCTTCGAGCCAGGGGACGAGAAGGAGGTGACACTCGTCCCGATGGGCGGCAAGCAGTTCTGCGTCGGCTTCAACAACCTCGTCGATGGCTGGACGGGAGACGGTCCTACGCCCGACTACCGCCCAAACTTCGACGCCGCCGTCGAGCGGGCCCGGCAGCAAGGCTTCAAATCGACCAAGTAG
- a CDS encoding porin translates to MFREVRVEVAALSGNSGRQVVALMALGIWLAWSPVARSQVRTPDVPPPSGAPVPDLPPVLEGEDSTPLAPTPSSSDPMVEELRQLRAEVAEMRTLREEVVRLRSEMEMMRQGELAGFQQVQPSAPGTTFGALADGAMAPMTTRGGAPAPRVTTTYSGSSTMTEVFGDPDHPTRDNFPLSPSYRYNLGTGALGGGGYLHLGDEEGEFSMNLTNQVTLDGTFYDRANMPTIEQGFNVPFARTFIYGNVTKNWLYQVGTQGFLGQFNLLDVWGAYRFSDALTVRFGKGLTPPLYEYYGFSPAMEPVITNSPLFQLAGKRQLGVMASGNLFDGRLQWWSGVNNPGTSFWYALNDNVEFNGAITLTPFAPSDSILKALGGGVGFSSGYDTYRLNPGEQIAFINGAGEPTTNSEFVTSTGIPFFTYNEGIIARGVRTRVAPHFFWFGRFSVLAEYMNFSRVLEDVTTRGRSTQHAYYINASYWLTGERDYAGNGFQGYSTVAPLRPWRPSRGQFGPGAWQLAAQWSEFNVGTGDFARGFADPRTSTNRMGQLMTGVNWWPNRYTRLSFNYLWTGLNRAIPVNGPEPIDTWGTFWFRYAMFF, encoded by the coding sequence ATGTTCCGAGAGGTAAGAGTCGAGGTGGCCGCCCTGAGCGGGAATTCCGGCAGACAGGTTGTCGCCCTGATGGCCCTCGGGATTTGGCTCGCCTGGTCCCCGGTCGCGAGGAGCCAGGTTCGGACCCCGGACGTCCCTCCTCCATCGGGTGCGCCTGTCCCGGATCTCCCGCCGGTCCTTGAGGGGGAGGACTCGACCCCGCTCGCGCCAACTCCGTCGTCCTCCGACCCGATGGTCGAGGAACTGCGCCAGCTCCGAGCGGAGGTGGCCGAGATGCGGACACTTCGCGAGGAGGTTGTCCGGCTGAGGAGCGAGATGGAGATGATGCGGCAGGGCGAACTGGCGGGGTTCCAGCAGGTCCAGCCGTCAGCTCCCGGGACCACATTCGGAGCACTTGCTGACGGCGCGATGGCCCCCATGACCACGCGAGGGGGGGCACCCGCGCCCCGAGTCACCACGACTTACTCCGGGTCGAGCACGATGACCGAGGTCTTCGGCGATCCCGACCATCCCACCCGCGACAACTTCCCGCTGAGCCCCAGCTACCGCTACAACCTGGGCACCGGTGCCCTGGGCGGCGGCGGCTACCTGCATCTTGGTGACGAGGAAGGTGAGTTCTCAATGAATCTCACCAACCAGGTTACGCTCGATGGAACGTTTTATGATCGCGCGAACATGCCGACAATCGAGCAGGGGTTCAACGTCCCATTCGCTCGTACGTTTATCTATGGCAACGTGACCAAAAACTGGCTGTATCAGGTCGGCACGCAGGGTTTCCTTGGCCAGTTTAACCTGCTCGATGTCTGGGGAGCCTACCGCTTCAGCGACGCCCTCACCGTCCGTTTCGGCAAGGGACTCACCCCCCCGTTGTACGAATACTACGGATTCTCACCGGCGATGGAGCCGGTGATCACCAACTCGCCCCTCTTTCAGTTAGCCGGCAAACGTCAGCTCGGAGTGATGGCCTCGGGGAACCTGTTCGACGGACGACTCCAGTGGTGGTCCGGAGTCAACAACCCTGGCACCAGCTTCTGGTATGCACTGAATGACAATGTTGAATTTAACGGGGCCATCACACTGACTCCCTTCGCTCCCAGCGATAGCATCCTGAAAGCTCTTGGCGGCGGTGTGGGCTTCTCGTCCGGTTACGATACTTACCGGCTGAACCCGGGTGAGCAGATCGCGTTCATCAACGGCGCGGGTGAACCCACGACGAACTCCGAATTTGTCACCTCGACAGGTATACCGTTCTTTACCTACAACGAGGGAATCATTGCCCGAGGGGTTCGAACGCGGGTCGCACCCCATTTCTTCTGGTTCGGGCGGTTCAGTGTGCTCGCGGAATACATGAACTTCAGCCGTGTTCTCGAAGACGTGACCACCCGTGGCCGTTCGACACAGCATGCATATTATATCAATGCTTCATACTGGCTGACCGGTGAGCGAGATTACGCAGGCAACGGCTTCCAGGGCTATTCGACCGTCGCACCGCTGCGACCCTGGCGACCGAGTCGTGGCCAGTTTGGGCCGGGTGCCTGGCAGCTCGCTGCGCAATGGTCGGAATTCAACGTCGGAACCGGCGACTTCGCCCGCGGCTTTGCCGATCCGCGTACCTCGACCAACCGGATGGGCCAGCTGATGACCGGCGTGAACTGGTGGCCCAACCGATACACGCGCCTGTCATTCAATTACCTCTGGACCGGGCTAAACCGAGCGATCCCGGTCAACGGTCCCGAACCGATTGATACCTGGGGAACCTTCTGGTTCCGTTACGCCATGTTCTTCTGA